A single window of Rubripirellula lacrimiformis DNA harbors:
- a CDS encoding LON peptidase substrate-binding domain-containing protein: MDDLNDVTKLPDDFDGQVRLFPLPELVLFPHAMQPLHIFEPRYIDMLSESLATDRLIAMATLTGGVATMPGDCPPIASTVCIGKIVSHADLGDDRHNVLLIGTQRARIVREHDAPRSFRIAEVDVDQDVYPPHGAEDRLNLKRDLLAAFADIIPASASVQKNLHELMAGQMGLGPITDIISYTLPFMVEAKLKLLAQPDVDQRAAQLIELLKSGAVQLHSVSSEEQSFETQTAKDERFPPPFSLN; the protein is encoded by the coding sequence ATGGACGACCTGAACGATGTAACGAAGTTGCCCGACGACTTTGATGGTCAGGTGCGTCTGTTTCCGTTGCCCGAGTTGGTGCTGTTCCCGCACGCCATGCAACCGCTGCACATTTTCGAGCCTCGCTATATCGACATGCTCAGTGAGTCGCTTGCGACCGACCGGCTGATCGCGATGGCGACGTTGACCGGTGGAGTCGCGACCATGCCCGGCGACTGCCCCCCGATCGCGTCGACGGTGTGCATCGGCAAAATCGTATCGCATGCCGATCTGGGCGATGATCGACACAACGTTCTATTGATCGGTACCCAGCGAGCCAGGATTGTCCGCGAACACGACGCACCAAGATCGTTTCGCATCGCCGAAGTCGACGTCGACCAAGACGTGTATCCGCCCCACGGCGCCGAAGATCGATTGAATCTGAAACGCGACCTGCTAGCCGCCTTTGCCGACATCATCCCCGCCAGCGCCAGTGTGCAGAAGAATCTGCACGAATTGATGGCTGGCCAGATGGGCCTGGGGCCGATCACGGACATCATTTCTTACACGCTGCCGTTCATGGTCGAAGCCAAACTGAAACTATTGGCTCAGCCGGATGTCGATCAGCGGGCCGCGCAACTGATCGAACTGCTGAAAAGCGGCGCCGTTCAACTGCACTCGGTGTCCAGCGAAGAACAATCGTTCGAAACCCAAACCGCCAAAGACGAACGATTCCCACCGCCCTTCAGTTTGAACTGA
- a CDS encoding Gfo/Idh/MocA family protein, with amino-acid sequence MSIGIGIVGVGMIANFHARAIADATGAHLVGATSRRPEPTAEFAKQHQCKAFDSLEAMLADPEVQAVAICSPSGAHLDPAVAAAKAGKHVIVEKPLEITTERCDQIIQACDDAGVRLAVTFQSRFHESSRLMKEAVEAGRFGKITMGDAYVKWFRSQEYYDSGAWRGTWNLDGGGALMNQAIHSVDLLLWLMGPVVEISAMTATLTHERIEVEDVAVATLKFANGALGVIEATTTAYPGSLKRIEISGSHGTAILEEEDIKQWQFAEETDEDDSVRQRMAGKTETGGGAADPSAIGHHGHTMLFEEVIASINENRPSILDGHEGRRSVEVICGIYESAKTGQIVRLS; translated from the coding sequence ATGTCCATCGGTATCGGAATTGTCGGCGTCGGCATGATCGCCAACTTTCACGCTCGCGCGATCGCAGACGCGACCGGCGCCCACCTGGTCGGCGCCACCAGTCGGCGACCCGAGCCCACCGCTGAATTTGCGAAACAGCATCAGTGCAAAGCTTTCGATTCGCTCGAAGCGATGTTGGCGGATCCCGAAGTCCAAGCGGTGGCGATCTGTTCGCCCAGCGGCGCACACCTGGATCCGGCCGTTGCTGCGGCCAAGGCCGGCAAACACGTGATCGTTGAAAAGCCGCTCGAGATCACGACCGAGCGTTGTGACCAGATCATCCAAGCCTGTGATGATGCCGGCGTTCGTTTGGCCGTCACCTTCCAAAGCCGTTTTCACGAGTCCAGCCGGCTGATGAAAGAAGCCGTCGAAGCCGGTCGTTTCGGAAAGATCACGATGGGCGATGCCTACGTGAAATGGTTCCGCAGTCAAGAGTATTACGATAGCGGTGCGTGGCGCGGGACTTGGAATCTGGACGGCGGCGGCGCGCTGATGAACCAAGCGATCCATTCGGTGGACCTGTTGCTGTGGTTGATGGGGCCCGTGGTCGAGATCAGTGCGATGACGGCCACCTTGACTCACGAACGAATCGAAGTGGAAGACGTTGCCGTGGCGACTCTGAAGTTTGCAAACGGTGCTCTGGGGGTGATCGAAGCCACAACGACGGCCTACCCGGGATCCTTGAAGCGAATCGAGATCAGCGGTAGCCATGGAACCGCGATTTTGGAAGAAGAAGACATCAAGCAGTGGCAGTTCGCCGAAGAAACCGACGAAGACGATTCGGTTCGCCAGCGAATGGCGGGCAAGACGGAAACCGGCGGCGGTGCTGCTGACCCGTCCGCGATCGGGCACCACGGACACACGATGCTATTCGAAGAAGTGATCGCGTCGATCAACGAGAACCGTCCATCGATTCTCGATGGCCACGAAGGCCGCCGCAGCGTCGAGGTGATCTGCGGCATTTATGAGAGTGCTAAAACGGGTCAAATCGTTCGTCTGTCCTAA
- a CDS encoding DMT family transporter, with amino-acid sequence MEPDIDIGIRQAADDRFRSGVTLAIAGTFLFALKSIFIKLAFAAGADATLLLTVRMVLAFPFYVVVLILLRRKSDCPPISRTDLLRSLMLGFLGYYLASYLDLSGLEYISAQMERLTLFTYPAMVAILAWLFLGEMIDRRIIAAIVFCYLGVYLMYGQERSLDGGQNVPKGVLLVIGAALSYSLYILFAKPTMQRIGSREFTSLAMIGSTFFVGVHFALTHQVSDAIGAAPIIYVYGAVLAFVCTVLPSFMINEAIVRIGATRTTVIGSVGPVLTMGLAIAVLGEPTSLQHLAGMGIAIAGVSLVAKK; translated from the coding sequence ATCGAACCCGACATCGATATCGGAATTCGGCAGGCCGCTGATGATCGTTTTCGTTCCGGAGTCACGTTGGCGATCGCCGGCACCTTTCTATTCGCGCTGAAATCGATCTTTATCAAACTGGCATTCGCCGCCGGGGCGGATGCGACGCTGTTGTTGACCGTGCGGATGGTGTTGGCGTTCCCGTTCTATGTGGTCGTGCTGATTCTGCTGAGACGGAAGTCCGATTGCCCGCCCATCAGCCGCACAGACCTTCTGCGTTCGCTGATGCTCGGATTTCTAGGGTACTACCTTGCATCGTACCTGGACTTGTCGGGCCTCGAATACATTTCAGCGCAAATGGAACGTCTGACGCTGTTCACGTATCCAGCCATGGTGGCCATTTTGGCATGGTTGTTTTTGGGCGAGATGATCGACCGCCGAATCATCGCCGCAATCGTGTTCTGTTATCTCGGCGTGTATCTGATGTACGGCCAAGAGCGATCGTTGGATGGCGGCCAGAATGTGCCCAAGGGAGTGCTGTTGGTGATCGGCGCCGCGCTCAGCTATTCGCTATACATCCTGTTCGCCAAACCGACGATGCAGCGGATTGGAAGCCGCGAATTCACGAGTCTTGCGATGATCGGATCGACGTTTTTTGTCGGCGTCCATTTCGCTCTCACGCATCAGGTCAGCGATGCAATCGGCGCGGCACCGATCATCTACGTCTATGGCGCCGTGTTGGCGTTCGTATGCACCGTGTTGCCGAGCTTCATGATCAACGAAGCGATCGTGCGGATCGGCGCCACTCGGACGACGGTAATCGGATCCGTTGGCCCGGTACTGACGATGGGTTTGGCGATCGCAGTCTTGGGCGAACCCACATCGTTGCAACACCTAGCCGGCATGGGCATCGCGATCGCAGGCGTCAGTCTGGTGGCCAAAAAGTAA
- the leuS gene encoding leucine--tRNA ligase, producing MPRYNPAEIEPRWQAFWESDRTFQTPKLPVAGEDGSVRKRYILDMFPYPSGDGLHVGHPEGYTATDITARFWRARGESVLHPMGFDAFGLPAEEHAIKTGEHPRIQTQRNIDNFTRQLKMLGFSYDWDRVLATTDESYFRWTQFIFLELYDTWFDVEQQKGRPIAELPIPQDIAAQGDAAVAAYQDERRLAYQDDALVNWCPKLGTVLANEEVQDGKSEVGGHPVKRIPLRQWMLRITSYAERLLEGLDELDWPLGIKKLQQDWIGRSTGAEVDFVAGDHKLRVYTTRPDTLFGATYMVIAPEHPMAEVLTTADQKSAVAAYCEKASFKSDRERTEGDKVKTGVFTGSHAVNPVTGKPVPIWIADYVLAGYGTGAIMAVPAHDVRDFEFAKQFDLPIIQVVDPPKKDPDYEAYTTGKKCFAGHGVAINSGPYDGMKTSEVKHAITEWLAQHDAGHEAVNYKLRDWLFSRQRFWGEPFPILHEVDADGNPTGIKRGVPVDQLPVRLPDLEDFKPHGRPEPPLAKADDDWLYVNIDGKRYRRETNTMPQWAGSCWYYLRYIDNQNDKALIDPAKEKAWMPVDLYVGGAEHAVLHLLYSRFWHKVLFDRGHVTTTEPFGKLVNQGMILGEVEYTGYETESGTPVSASDVKRDVDGNFVTKTGDPVTAKSLTEDEVDKKGDGFVLRADPKLRIDSRAHKMSKSRGNVVNPDVIVREFGADSLRLYEMFMGPLEATKPWAMTGVGGVKNFLDRVWRMVVDQDSDDDILSPTLTGDACDEDQNRMLHATIKKVTEDTENMQFNTAIARMMEFTNFFTRSEKRPVQAIKTFLILLAPYAPHLCEELHRRLGGEGSITKEAWPTWDEAALVETSIEVPVQINGKIKTKINIAPDASKEALAELALSDPKVKELIEGKTIVKQIIVPGRLVNLVIK from the coding sequence ATGCCCCGCTACAATCCCGCCGAAATCGAACCTCGTTGGCAAGCTTTCTGGGAATCGGACCGTACTTTCCAGACGCCCAAGTTGCCGGTCGCTGGTGAAGATGGATCGGTCCGCAAACGTTACATCTTGGACATGTTCCCCTATCCCAGCGGCGATGGGCTGCACGTGGGACACCCCGAGGGGTACACCGCGACCGATATCACCGCTCGATTTTGGCGTGCTCGCGGCGAAAGCGTTTTGCACCCGATGGGGTTTGATGCGTTCGGATTGCCAGCCGAGGAACACGCGATCAAGACAGGGGAACACCCTCGCATCCAGACACAGCGGAATATCGACAACTTCACTCGCCAGCTAAAAATGCTGGGATTCAGCTACGACTGGGATCGAGTGCTGGCGACCACGGACGAGTCCTATTTTCGCTGGACTCAGTTCATCTTCCTGGAACTTTACGACACCTGGTTCGACGTCGAACAGCAAAAAGGGCGGCCGATCGCAGAGTTGCCGATTCCGCAGGACATCGCCGCCCAAGGTGATGCGGCGGTCGCTGCCTACCAAGACGAACGTCGCTTGGCGTACCAAGATGACGCGTTGGTGAACTGGTGTCCCAAACTAGGGACCGTGCTCGCGAACGAGGAAGTTCAAGACGGCAAAAGCGAAGTCGGTGGGCACCCGGTCAAGCGGATTCCGCTGCGGCAATGGATGTTGCGGATCACTTCGTATGCGGAACGCTTGCTAGAAGGTCTGGACGAACTCGACTGGCCGCTGGGCATCAAGAAGCTGCAACAGGATTGGATTGGCCGAAGCACCGGTGCGGAAGTCGACTTTGTTGCTGGTGATCACAAGCTACGTGTTTACACGACACGCCCCGACACGCTGTTCGGTGCCACCTACATGGTGATCGCCCCGGAACATCCGATGGCCGAAGTGTTGACGACTGCCGACCAAAAAAGTGCGGTCGCCGCGTACTGTGAAAAAGCATCCTTCAAGAGTGACCGAGAACGTACCGAGGGCGACAAAGTCAAAACCGGCGTGTTCACCGGAAGCCACGCGGTGAATCCCGTCACCGGCAAACCGGTCCCGATCTGGATCGCCGATTATGTCTTGGCCGGTTACGGGACCGGCGCGATCATGGCAGTTCCGGCGCATGACGTCCGCGACTTCGAATTCGCCAAGCAATTTGATCTGCCGATCATCCAAGTCGTTGACCCGCCAAAGAAGGACCCCGACTACGAAGCCTACACGACAGGCAAAAAGTGTTTCGCTGGTCATGGTGTCGCAATCAACAGCGGCCCTTACGACGGAATGAAAACGTCCGAAGTCAAACACGCGATCACCGAGTGGTTGGCCCAGCACGATGCGGGACATGAAGCCGTCAATTACAAGCTTCGCGATTGGTTGTTCAGCCGCCAACGATTTTGGGGAGAACCGTTCCCAATCCTGCACGAAGTCGATGCCGATGGAAATCCGACGGGCATCAAACGTGGCGTCCCCGTGGACCAGCTTCCCGTCCGGCTGCCGGATCTGGAAGACTTCAAGCCACACGGACGCCCGGAACCGCCGTTGGCGAAGGCCGATGACGATTGGTTGTACGTGAACATCGATGGCAAGCGGTATCGCCGCGAAACCAACACGATGCCCCAGTGGGCTGGATCTTGCTGGTACTACCTGCGGTACATTGACAATCAAAACGACAAGGCGTTGATCGACCCGGCGAAAGAGAAAGCTTGGATGCCCGTCGACCTATACGTCGGTGGTGCCGAGCACGCGGTGCTGCACCTGTTGTATTCGCGGTTCTGGCACAAGGTGCTGTTCGATCGCGGCCACGTCACCACGACCGAACCGTTTGGGAAACTGGTCAACCAAGGCATGATCTTGGGCGAAGTCGAATACACCGGCTATGAAACCGAATCGGGAACCCCCGTTTCGGCCAGCGATGTGAAACGAGACGTGGACGGAAACTTTGTCACCAAGACGGGCGACCCAGTGACGGCAAAGTCATTGACCGAAGACGAAGTTGACAAAAAGGGCGACGGGTTTGTGCTGCGTGCCGATCCGAAGCTGCGTATCGACAGCCGGGCTCACAAGATGTCCAAGAGCCGCGGCAACGTCGTCAATCCGGACGTGATCGTCCGCGAGTTTGGCGCCGATTCGCTTCGTCTGTACGAAATGTTCATGGGACCTCTGGAAGCTACCAAGCCCTGGGCGATGACCGGGGTCGGTGGCGTCAAGAACTTCTTGGACCGCGTTTGGCGAATGGTCGTGGACCAGGATTCGGACGACGACATTCTTAGCCCGACGTTGACCGGCGATGCCTGTGATGAAGACCAGAATCGGATGCTGCACGCGACGATTAAAAAGGTCACCGAAGACACAGAGAACATGCAGTTCAATACTGCGATCGCCAGAATGATGGAGTTCACCAACTTCTTCACGCGAAGCGAAAAGCGACCGGTCCAGGCGATCAAGACTTTCTTGATTCTGTTGGCCCCATACGCGCCGCACCTCTGCGAAGAACTGCACCGACGGCTTGGTGGTGAAGGATCGATTACCAAGGAAGCTTGGCCCACCTGGGATGAAGCCGCATTGGTCGAAACCAGCATCGAAGTGCCTGTCCAGATCAACGGGAAGATCAAAACCAAGATCAACATTGCTCCGGACGCCTCCAAAGAAGCCCTCGCCGAACTGGCGCTTTCCGATCCGAAGGTCAAAGAACTGATCGAAGGCAAGACGATCGTCAAACAGATCATCGTTCCCGGTCGATTGGTCAACTTGGTCATCAAGTAA
- a CDS encoding alpha/beta hydrolase, whose amino-acid sequence MIPTRRLLILFSILVLVGARGGVEVRAQDGAGKGAKQATEYTTETDLLYRTGDDLSEAAKQRCRLDVYRPTNVEGYATVVWFHGGGLTGGSKSIPSELKRQGIAVVAANYRLNPSVQSPTYVEDAAAAVAWTIKNIQSRGGSRERVFVAGHSAGGYLTSMVGLDRSYLAAHDLNADDIAGLIPYSGHTITHFTVRKEQGIGGKQPIIDKMAPLYHVRPDAPPILLITGDRELEMLGRYEENAYFWRMLKVAGDEDVELFELDGYDHGQMAKPAHPLMIKFIRNIVNTGS is encoded by the coding sequence ATGATTCCAACGCGCCGCCTTCTGATCCTGTTTTCTATTTTGGTTTTGGTCGGTGCACGAGGTGGTGTGGAGGTTCGGGCCCAAGATGGCGCCGGCAAAGGTGCGAAGCAAGCGACGGAGTACACCACGGAAACGGACCTGTTGTATCGAACTGGCGATGACCTTTCCGAGGCGGCCAAGCAGAGATGTCGGTTGGACGTCTACCGTCCGACGAACGTCGAAGGCTATGCGACGGTCGTGTGGTTTCACGGCGGCGGGCTGACCGGCGGCAGCAAGTCGATCCCCAGTGAACTGAAACGCCAAGGGATCGCGGTGGTCGCCGCCAACTACCGCTTGAATCCGTCGGTTCAATCGCCGACTTACGTCGAGGATGCGGCCGCGGCGGTGGCATGGACGATCAAGAACATTCAGTCGCGAGGCGGATCACGGGAGCGGGTTTTTGTCGCCGGCCACTCCGCCGGCGGATACCTGACCAGCATGGTTGGTCTGGACCGCAGCTACCTGGCCGCTCACGACCTCAACGCGGACGACATCGCCGGACTGATCCCGTACAGCGGTCACACCATCACCCACTTCACCGTTCGCAAAGAACAGGGGATTGGTGGCAAGCAACCGATCATCGACAAGATGGCACCCCTGTACCACGTACGCCCTGACGCTCCACCGATCTTGCTGATCACCGGCGATCGTGAACTGGAGATGCTAGGTCGCTACGAAGAGAATGCCTACTTTTGGCGAATGTTGAAGGTCGCCGGTGACGAAGACGTCGAACTGTTCGAACTCGATGGCTATGACCACGGACAAATGGCAAAGCCCGCCCACCCATTGATGATCAAGTTCATTCGCAACATCGTCAACACAGGTTCGTAA
- a CDS encoding Bax inhibitor-1/YccA family protein, protein MHADSPNPYALSSMGTPAAFAAENERLGFIRRTYAHMTGAILALIGIEAVLFAVVPAQTMESLVGRMLGGWGWMIVLGLFMGVSWLARSWANSSASKAIQYAGLGLYVVAEAVILLPMLYICIRVMGEPNLPIMAAAITAVVFIGLTAFVFITGVDLASWGKFLALGGLVAIGAIFAGIMFGFSLGLWFSALMVAMACGYILYDTSNIMHHYNTSQYVAASLALFASVVLLFWYVLRILMSFSNND, encoded by the coding sequence ATGCACGCCGACAGCCCCAATCCCTACGCTCTGTCATCGATGGGCACCCCGGCCGCTTTCGCCGCCGAAAACGAACGTTTGGGATTCATCCGTCGCACGTACGCTCACATGACTGGCGCCATTTTGGCGTTGATCGGGATCGAAGCGGTTCTATTTGCCGTCGTGCCCGCTCAGACCATGGAATCATTGGTCGGTCGGATGTTGGGCGGCTGGGGCTGGATGATCGTTCTTGGTCTGTTCATGGGTGTCAGCTGGTTGGCTCGAAGTTGGGCCAACAGCAGCGCGTCCAAAGCGATCCAGTACGCCGGGCTTGGCCTGTATGTCGTGGCGGAGGCGGTGATTTTGTTGCCGATGCTTTACATCTGCATCCGCGTGATGGGCGAACCCAACCTGCCGATCATGGCAGCGGCGATCACGGCGGTCGTGTTCATCGGTTTGACCGCTTTTGTGTTCATCACGGGAGTCGATTTGGCCAGCTGGGGCAAATTCCTGGCGTTGGGCGGTTTGGTTGCGATCGGAGCCATCTTCGCGGGAATCATGTTCGGATTTTCGCTGGGACTTTGGTTCAGCGCGTTGATGGTGGCGATGGCTTGCGGGTACATCCTGTACGACACATCGAACATCATGCATCACTACAACACCAGCCAATACGTTGCTGCATCGCTGGCTCTATTCGCCTCGGTCGTGCTGTTGTTCTGGTACGTGCTGCGAATCTTGATGTCGTTTTCCAACAACGATTGA
- a CDS encoding efflux RND transporter periplasmic adaptor subunit, whose product MTPSSQSTEATPAGPASTVPSVDSLIRDRVAAIADQSVDRDDFHRRMAGELLEHFRGGLIAVLANHLPGPMLMVADEQLAKRISHQDLSDRLQTAAVAPVACNVGLVPSPTDATAGATSVTAPAGSPLDSMARGLRIEISPEPARAAWLLMYPYQSCPPAVTQVEDLRELKCYGDAARQIIPRFPEPRSSDAATDGAPQPSRVHPGMTEQTLATAQDPAMAMNRSLGLFHRDLNLNATCYRIANESRRLLKCDRTTVLIARGRRFRVAAVSGVAVVDQRGNAVTRVEQMVDTAVVMSRPLIVPSSDPLPPQIQTPLDDYFDETGVTSAIILPLHSPTEPGEDVDESTHFDPFIGDGPCIGVLVLEYFTGQVPSTIESGMSVVGVEATLALRNSLEHHSVFGLRLWKSIGGLLGGRRLPWVMLASLVGVCLLIAAMVIKVDHHVIANGSAEPTLRRDVFASIDGIVKKLHVRDGQSVKAGDVLFELENAELDSRAESLTGELETALSRLASIQAVRLGSQADPAQSGRLAIELRQVEGELAGLRGQQTILDTQRQALIITSPIDGTVVGWQLEQRLTNRPVSRGNSLASVVDPSGPWSLKLNIPDRDVGDVIEAAQTDPNLSIQFAVATLPEASYLAKLDHLATASRLNKEGQHVVDADAVVVVHPNDVENYDAFDIDSMRSGADVTAKIACGRRTALRSWFGDVFDFVQRNILFYVN is encoded by the coding sequence TTGACTCCATCATCGCAGTCTACCGAAGCAACGCCCGCTGGACCGGCTTCCACGGTTCCTTCGGTCGATTCCCTGATTCGGGATCGCGTGGCTGCGATTGCTGACCAATCGGTCGATCGTGACGACTTCCATCGGCGGATGGCGGGCGAGCTGTTGGAACATTTCCGCGGCGGGTTGATTGCCGTACTGGCGAATCATCTGCCAGGGCCGATGCTGATGGTGGCGGACGAACAGCTGGCAAAACGGATATCGCACCAAGATTTATCGGATCGCCTGCAAACCGCGGCCGTCGCTCCGGTCGCCTGCAACGTTGGTTTGGTACCATCACCGACCGATGCAACGGCCGGCGCGACTTCGGTGACGGCACCCGCTGGATCGCCGCTGGATTCGATGGCTCGCGGGCTTCGAATCGAGATCAGTCCCGAACCGGCCCGTGCCGCGTGGTTGCTGATGTATCCTTACCAAAGTTGCCCGCCCGCGGTGACTCAGGTCGAAGATCTTCGCGAATTGAAATGTTACGGCGACGCCGCACGCCAGATCATCCCACGATTTCCCGAACCTAGATCGTCTGATGCGGCGACCGACGGTGCGCCCCAACCGTCCCGCGTTCACCCTGGGATGACGGAACAAACGTTGGCGACGGCCCAGGATCCAGCGATGGCGATGAACCGTTCGCTTGGGCTGTTTCATCGTGACTTGAACCTCAACGCAACCTGCTATCGGATTGCAAACGAATCCAGACGCCTGCTGAAGTGCGACCGTACGACAGTCTTAATCGCTCGCGGTCGTCGATTTCGAGTCGCCGCAGTCAGCGGTGTGGCAGTGGTCGATCAGCGCGGCAACGCGGTCACTCGCGTCGAACAGATGGTCGATACAGCGGTGGTCATGTCACGTCCACTGATCGTGCCAAGCAGCGACCCATTGCCACCGCAAATCCAAACGCCGCTGGACGATTACTTCGACGAAACGGGGGTGACATCCGCGATCATTCTGCCGCTGCACAGCCCCACCGAACCTGGGGAAGACGTCGACGAATCGACCCACTTTGATCCATTCATTGGTGATGGACCGTGCATCGGCGTTTTGGTGTTGGAATACTTTACCGGGCAGGTCCCAAGCACGATCGAATCAGGGATGTCGGTGGTCGGGGTCGAAGCGACGTTGGCCCTTCGGAATTCGTTGGAACACCACAGCGTGTTCGGGTTACGTCTTTGGAAATCCATCGGTGGACTGTTGGGCGGACGCAGGCTCCCGTGGGTGATGTTGGCGTCTCTGGTTGGCGTTTGCCTGCTGATCGCGGCGATGGTCATCAAAGTCGACCATCACGTGATCGCCAACGGATCGGCCGAGCCGACCCTGCGACGTGATGTGTTTGCCAGTATCGATGGGATCGTCAAAAAATTACACGTTCGGGATGGGCAGTCGGTCAAGGCCGGCGACGTCCTGTTTGAACTCGAGAACGCGGAACTGGACAGCCGGGCCGAGTCGTTGACGGGTGAACTGGAAACGGCGCTTTCTCGCTTAGCTTCGATTCAGGCTGTACGACTTGGTTCGCAAGCGGACCCTGCCCAATCTGGTCGGCTTGCCATCGAACTTCGGCAAGTCGAAGGCGAACTGGCGGGGCTTCGTGGACAGCAAACGATCCTGGATACCCAGCGTCAAGCGTTGATCATCACCAGCCCGATCGATGGAACCGTGGTGGGTTGGCAATTGGAACAGCGGTTGACCAACCGTCCAGTTAGTCGCGGGAATTCGTTGGCGTCGGTTGTTGATCCCAGCGGTCCTTGGTCGTTGAAATTGAACATTCCTGATCGCGATGTGGGCGACGTGATCGAAGCCGCCCAAACAGACCCCAACCTGTCGATCCAGTTCGCGGTGGCAACATTGCCGGAAGCATCGTACCTGGCAAAACTGGACCACTTGGCGACGGCGTCTCGTCTGAACAAGGAAGGCCAGCATGTGGTGGATGCGGACGCGGTCGTCGTCGTGCATCCTAACGACGTCGAAAACTACGATGCGTTTGATATCGATTCGATGCGCAGCGGTGCGGACGTGACCGCCAAGATCGCGTGTGGCCGGCGAACGGCATTGCGCAGTTGGTTCGGTGACGTGTTTGACTTTGTGCAACGAAACATCCTGTTCTACGTCAACTGA
- the dcd gene encoding dCTP deaminase gives MLLSGDEIRRRQGDKLRIDPFEESRLNPNSYNLSLHHEVLVYEEVVLDAASPNRYRRIEIPADGLTLQPNQLYLGRTVEYTETHDVVPMIQGRSSLGRLGLFVNPGGSLGDAGYCGTWTLEMHCVQPVRIYPGMEVCQIYYWGMEGTCQGYDSEKYQNSRDIKPSQMFRELGAEGSDQQLELKFDELLHGAR, from the coding sequence ATGCTTCTTTCAGGTGATGAGATTCGGCGGCGTCAGGGTGACAAACTGCGTATCGATCCTTTCGAGGAATCGCGGCTAAACCCCAATAGTTACAACCTTTCGCTTCATCACGAGGTGTTGGTTTACGAAGAGGTGGTGCTAGATGCGGCATCGCCCAATCGGTATCGGCGGATCGAGATTCCCGCCGACGGGCTAACGCTGCAGCCGAACCAACTGTACCTGGGCCGGACCGTCGAATACACCGAAACGCACGACGTGGTCCCCATGATCCAGGGACGAAGTTCGCTCGGTCGATTGGGACTATTCGTGAATCCCGGCGGCAGCCTTGGCGATGCGGGCTATTGCGGTACCTGGACCCTGGAAATGCACTGCGTTCAACCGGTCCGGATCTATCCAGGAATGGAAGTCTGCCAGATCTATTACTGGGGGATGGAAGGCACCTGCCAGGGATACGACAGCGAAAAGTACCAGAACAGCCGCGATATCAAGCCGAGTCAGATGTTTCGCGAACTCGGCGCCGAAGGTAGCGACCAACAGCTGGAACTGAAGTTCGATGAACTGCTGCATGGTGCTCGCTAA